A window of the Microbacterium sp. AZCO genome harbors these coding sequences:
- the nhaA gene encoding Na+/H+ antiporter NhaA translates to MSELRIISTGDAARPVPKKRTRDPDRLAAAFMLIGVAIAMVWANSPWSATYEEFWALPLGLSVGGFDVSFPMHAVVNEGLMTLFFFLVGLEVKRELTIGELTDRSRALLPIAAAIAGLIVPAVVFVLFNLGSGEADAWGVVISTDTAFLLGALAIIAPKYPSRLRIFLLTLAVVDDIGALLVIGLFYNNGLAVVPLLVAIVLMALLALVRFLPAGRGLAYTLLGAALWIAVLLAGIHPTLAGVAVALLIPVFPPRRTDVERAAELTRAFRESPNPAYAAAVTRSLRDSLSINERVDAAWRPYIAFGVLPIFALANAGVHLDAETIRDAVASPVAWGIVAGLVVGKFVGITGATALLRAMGRGQLAPGLGLNRIAGGGALSGIGFTIALFLVPIAIDDPGTQNIARVAVLTASLLAFLIGWAMLVIGDRVRPPRPVGAKLMRPFDPDRDHYRGDPAAPFEIVEYGDFECPFCSRATGSVDNVLEYFGADVRWVWRHFPLDAPHPHAQEAAQAAEAAGMQGRFFEMAVTLFANQQRLETSDLCMYAAQLGLDAERFMEDFQSTRVARRIQDDRFDAELMDLSGTPTFFVNGTRHVGPYDSASLIRSLEATRSRGAAGR, encoded by the coding sequence GTGAGCGAACTGCGGATCATCAGCACGGGCGACGCCGCCCGCCCCGTTCCGAAGAAGCGCACCCGCGATCCCGACCGCCTCGCCGCGGCGTTCATGCTCATCGGCGTCGCGATCGCGATGGTGTGGGCCAATTCGCCGTGGTCGGCCACTTACGAGGAGTTCTGGGCCCTTCCCCTCGGGTTGTCGGTCGGCGGGTTCGACGTGTCGTTCCCCATGCACGCCGTCGTGAACGAGGGCCTCATGACCCTCTTCTTCTTCCTCGTCGGCCTCGAGGTGAAGCGCGAGCTCACGATCGGCGAGCTCACCGACCGCTCGCGCGCCCTGCTTCCCATCGCCGCGGCGATCGCGGGGCTCATCGTGCCGGCTGTCGTCTTCGTGCTCTTCAACCTCGGCAGCGGCGAGGCCGACGCGTGGGGTGTCGTCATCTCGACCGACACGGCGTTCCTCCTCGGCGCCCTCGCGATCATCGCGCCCAAGTACCCGTCGCGCCTGCGCATCTTCCTCCTGACCCTCGCGGTGGTCGACGACATCGGGGCGCTCCTCGTGATCGGCCTGTTCTACAACAACGGGCTTGCGGTCGTGCCGCTGCTGGTCGCGATCGTGCTCATGGCCCTGCTCGCCCTCGTGCGGTTCCTGCCCGCGGGCCGCGGCCTCGCGTACACCCTGCTCGGCGCCGCACTCTGGATCGCGGTGCTGCTGGCCGGCATCCATCCCACCCTGGCGGGAGTCGCGGTCGCGCTGCTGATCCCCGTCTTCCCGCCGCGGCGCACCGACGTCGAGCGCGCCGCCGAGCTGACCCGCGCTTTCCGCGAGTCGCCCAACCCGGCCTATGCGGCGGCCGTCACCCGGAGCCTGCGCGACTCGCTCTCGATCAACGAGCGCGTCGACGCGGCCTGGCGCCCCTACATCGCGTTCGGCGTCCTGCCGATCTTCGCGCTCGCGAACGCTGGCGTGCACCTCGATGCCGAGACGATCCGTGATGCCGTGGCCTCGCCCGTCGCCTGGGGCATCGTCGCGGGACTCGTCGTCGGCAAGTTCGTCGGCATCACGGGCGCGACGGCGCTCCTGCGGGCGATGGGGCGCGGGCAGCTCGCTCCGGGACTCGGTCTGAACCGCATCGCGGGCGGAGGGGCGCTCTCGGGCATCGGCTTCACGATCGCGCTGTTCCTCGTTCCGATCGCGATCGACGACCCCGGGACGCAGAACATCGCGAGGGTGGCCGTGCTCACGGCATCCCTCCTCGCGTTCCTCATCGGCTGGGCGATGCTCGTGATCGGCGATCGCGTGCGCCCGCCGCGGCCCGTCGGCGCGAAGCTCATGCGGCCGTTCGACCCCGACCGCGACCACTACCGGGGCGATCCGGCGGCACCCTTCGAGATCGTCGAGTACGGCGACTTCGAGTGCCCGTTCTGCAGTCGCGCGACCGGCTCCGTCGACAACGTGCTGGAGTACTTCGGCGCCGACGTGCGCTGGGTGTGGCGGCATTTCCCCCTCGACGCGCCCCACCCGCACGCGCAGGAGGCGGCGCAGGCCGCCGAGGCGGCGGGGATGCAGGGACGCTTCTTCGAGATGGCGGTGACCCTGTTCGCGAATCAGCAGCGGCTCGAGACATCCGATCTGTGCATGTACGCGGCTCAGCTGGGGCTGGACGCGGAGCGGTTCATGGAGGACTTCCAGTCGACGCGGGTCGCGCGGCGCATTCAGGACGACCGCTTCGACGCGGAGCTCATGGACCTCAGCGGCACGCCGACGTTCTTCGTGAACGGCACGCGCCATGTCGGGCCGTACGACTCCGCGAGCCTGATCCGTTCGCTCGAGGCGACGCGTTCGCGAGGTGCGGCGGGCCGCTGA
- a CDS encoding MarR family transcriptional regulator gives MPERPPFSPVIALLTVSSVWDARLNAALKDLGLTTRKYGLLAHIHATPGISFSELARRSQITVQTAHTAVRTLQEEGLVQDATAQAGAASDLRATDKGEAALTEADARLARLDAAFGEGVPRLSEALQGLHEEPFGA, from the coding sequence ATGCCTGAGCGCCCGCCTTTCAGTCCCGTCATCGCGCTGCTCACCGTCTCCAGCGTGTGGGACGCGCGGCTCAACGCCGCCCTCAAGGACCTCGGCCTCACGACCCGCAAGTACGGACTCCTCGCGCACATCCACGCCACGCCGGGCATCTCGTTCTCCGAGCTCGCTCGCCGGTCGCAGATCACGGTGCAGACGGCGCACACCGCCGTGCGGACGCTCCAGGAGGAAGGGCTGGTTCAGGATGCCACGGCTCAGGCGGGTGCGGCATCCGATCTGCGGGCGACCGACAAAGGCGAGGCGGCGCTGACCGAGGCGGACGCCCGGCTCGCCCGCCTCGACGCGGCTTTCGGCGAGGGCGTGCCCCGCTTGAGCGAAGCCCTGCAGGGACTCCACGAGGAGCCGTTCGGCGCGTGA
- a CDS encoding elongation factor G — protein sequence MAETSPAPTHRTVALLGAMGSGKTTLAEAMLHRAGAIPRMGSVEQGTTVCDHEPEEVARGASLGLALAWLTWTVGGADQGVTIADTPGHPDFVGAVDAALSVADVAAIVVSAVDGVTGGTRTAWANAGAAGVPRIVVVTQEDRARADFRRTVDQLRDAFGPGLWPLELPLGEEHAFRGVADILSERALVYEGDGRHHDEDVPDELAAEEHRMHQEVTEEIVARDDAQLEAYLDGEEPGAPELESTFAAAMAAGEAVPIVVCSGLTETGVDHVLDLLCDLAPTGGAHDGRILLGVDGEGLGGTEHRVAPQENGDTLVHVFRTVADPFVGQVAMFKVLSGVVRPGDRLRNATTGGEERIPALFRLRGAEHVPADAIRTGEVGAVAKLTATPARSLLWTRPQGAARPTPLPARAPVYATTLEPVSQSDDAKLTTALARLTAEDPTLVVDRSGSLTILRGLGDTHVAVAVERLARVLGVHVTTGAAPVAYRETIAHTAQAEGKLKKQSGGHGQFAVVQLKLSPLPPGGGFAFVDSVVGGAVPRTYIPAVERGAREALAAGGPLGHPVVDVQVELLDGKAHSVDSSEMAFRTAAALGVKAALADAHTVLLEPVSTVTVTVPTDLQGPVLTDLSGRRGRVHASESADDGRARVVASVPDAELDRYVLDLRALTGGQAELTIAPDHYEPAPGPHC from the coding sequence GTGGCCGAGACATCACCTGCGCCGACGCATCGCACGGTCGCCCTGCTCGGAGCGATGGGCAGCGGCAAGACCACGCTCGCCGAGGCGATGCTGCATCGCGCGGGGGCCATCCCGCGCATGGGCAGCGTCGAGCAGGGCACCACGGTCTGCGACCACGAGCCGGAGGAGGTCGCTCGCGGAGCGTCGCTCGGGCTCGCCCTGGCGTGGCTGACATGGACGGTGGGCGGCGCGGACCAGGGCGTGACGATCGCCGACACCCCGGGGCATCCCGATTTCGTCGGCGCTGTCGATGCCGCCCTGTCGGTCGCCGACGTCGCCGCGATCGTCGTGAGCGCGGTGGACGGCGTGACGGGAGGCACCCGCACCGCGTGGGCGAATGCGGGCGCGGCCGGGGTGCCGCGCATCGTGGTCGTGACGCAGGAGGATCGCGCGCGCGCCGACTTCCGGCGCACGGTCGACCAGCTTCGGGATGCTTTCGGGCCGGGTCTGTGGCCCCTCGAGCTTCCGCTCGGGGAGGAGCACGCCTTCCGCGGCGTCGCCGACATCCTGAGTGAGCGCGCGCTCGTGTACGAAGGGGACGGGCGCCACCACGACGAGGACGTCCCCGACGAACTCGCCGCCGAGGAGCACCGGATGCACCAGGAGGTGACCGAGGAGATCGTCGCGCGCGATGACGCTCAGCTCGAGGCCTACCTCGACGGCGAGGAGCCGGGCGCTCCCGAGCTCGAGTCGACCTTCGCCGCTGCGATGGCGGCGGGGGAGGCGGTGCCCATCGTCGTGTGCTCGGGGCTCACCGAGACGGGCGTCGACCACGTGCTCGACCTGCTGTGCGACCTCGCGCCGACGGGCGGCGCGCACGACGGCCGCATCCTGCTCGGGGTCGACGGCGAGGGCCTCGGCGGCACCGAGCATCGCGTCGCTCCCCAGGAGAACGGCGACACGCTCGTGCACGTCTTCCGCACGGTCGCCGACCCGTTCGTCGGCCAGGTCGCGATGTTCAAGGTGCTCTCGGGCGTCGTGCGGCCGGGCGACCGGCTCCGCAATGCGACGACCGGCGGCGAGGAGAGGATCCCCGCGCTGTTCCGCCTGCGTGGTGCCGAGCACGTGCCGGCCGACGCGATCCGCACGGGCGAGGTCGGTGCCGTGGCGAAGCTCACCGCGACCCCGGCTCGATCGCTGCTGTGGACGCGTCCGCAGGGTGCCGCGCGTCCGACCCCGCTGCCCGCGCGCGCCCCCGTGTACGCGACGACACTCGAGCCGGTGTCGCAGTCCGACGATGCCAAGCTCACGACGGCTCTCGCGCGCCTCACGGCGGAGGACCCGACGCTCGTCGTCGATCGCTCGGGCAGCCTCACGATCCTGCGCGGCCTCGGCGACACCCACGTCGCCGTCGCCGTCGAGCGCCTCGCACGCGTGCTCGGCGTGCACGTCACGACCGGCGCGGCGCCGGTCGCCTACCGCGAGACGATCGCCCACACGGCGCAGGCCGAGGGCAAGCTCAAGAAGCAGTCCGGCGGGCACGGGCAGTTCGCCGTCGTGCAGCTCAAGCTCTCGCCGCTCCCGCCCGGCGGCGGCTTCGCGTTCGTCGACTCGGTCGTCGGCGGCGCTGTGCCGCGGACCTACATCCCCGCCGTCGAGCGCGGCGCGCGGGAGGCGCTTGCGGCCGGCGGCCCTCTCGGCCACCCCGTCGTCGACGTGCAGGTGGAGCTGCTGGACGGCAAGGCGCACTCGGTCGACTCGTCCGAGATGGCCTTCCGCACGGCCGCGGCCCTCGGCGTCAAAGCCGCGCTCGCCGACGCGCATACGGTGCTCCTCGAACCGGTGTCGACGGTCACCGTGACGGTGCCGACCGACCTGCAGGGCCCCGTGCTGACCGACCTGTCCGGCCGGCGAGGCCGCGTGCACGCGAGCGAGTCGGCCGACGACGGTCGCGCCCGCGTCGTGGCGAGCGTGCCCGATGCCGAGCTCGACCGCTACGTGCTCGATCTCCGTGCTCTCACCGGCGGTCAGGCCGAGCTCACGATCGCGCCGGACCATTACGAGCCTGCACCCGGCCCGCACTGCTGA
- a CDS encoding collagen-like protein, giving the protein MTDPTQPTRSTTPPPTEPKKNGVGLGALIGVGIGVVLLSFVAAFLGSSLAKSTEPAPETTAVAEQTPVPTPKSSEEVEDIIQEILPAGSAVRAGKGVPEAGKGYEGDVYIDVSNANVYVFRDGQWVLAGNIKQSAAENLTGATGATGETGATGATGAQGETGATGAPGAPGTQVLLGSGEPDNETCQANGDVYIDTDNTTFYQCTDSEWVLPGTN; this is encoded by the coding sequence ATGACCGATCCGACTCAGCCCACCCGCAGCACGACGCCGCCCCCGACCGAGCCGAAGAAGAACGGCGTCGGTCTCGGCGCCCTGATCGGCGTCGGCATCGGCGTCGTGCTCCTCTCGTTCGTCGCGGCCTTCCTCGGCTCATCGCTCGCGAAGTCGACCGAGCCCGCGCCCGAGACGACGGCTGTCGCGGAGCAGACGCCCGTACCGACTCCGAAGTCGTCGGAGGAGGTCGAGGACATCATTCAGGAGATCCTTCCCGCGGGCTCGGCGGTGCGCGCCGGCAAGGGCGTGCCCGAAGCGGGCAAGGGGTACGAGGGCGACGTCTACATCGACGTCTCGAACGCCAACGTCTACGTCTTCCGCGACGGGCAGTGGGTGCTCGCCGGCAACATCAAGCAGTCGGCGGCCGAGAACCTCACCGGCGCGACCGGGGCGACGGGTGAGACGGGCGCCACCGGCGCGACGGGTGCGCAGGGTGAGACGGGAGCGACGGGCGCGCCCGGTGCTCCCGGCACGCAGGTGCTGCTCGGATCCGGGGAGCCCGACAATGAGACCTGTCAGGCCAACGGCGACGTCTACATCGACACCGACAACACGACGTTCTACCAGTGCACCGACAGCGAGTGGGTACTGCCCGGGACCAACTGA
- a CDS encoding EI24 domain-containing protein: MREFFGGMGFLLRGFTWWRRRPGAMLLGLVPAAIVAIVLVAALTALGIALPQLTSAATPYAEGWVPFWRDFLRFGVGAALFGGALFVAIVSFTALTLLVGDPFYERIWRTVERDLGGPAPDADYPFWRSAVDAVSLVGRGILVALLAALLGLIPVVGGVLGAVTGVVLTGWLLADELSSRALTARGLSRRDRGMLLRGHRARALGFGVATQLFFLIPFGAIIVMPAAVAGSTDLARSLLRAAETSP; the protein is encoded by the coding sequence ATGCGAGAGTTCTTCGGCGGGATGGGCTTCCTGCTGCGCGGCTTCACCTGGTGGCGCCGGCGGCCCGGCGCGATGCTGCTCGGCCTCGTCCCGGCGGCGATCGTCGCGATCGTCCTCGTCGCAGCCCTCACGGCGCTGGGCATCGCGCTCCCCCAGCTGACGTCGGCGGCGACGCCCTACGCCGAGGGCTGGGTGCCGTTCTGGCGCGACTTCCTGCGGTTCGGCGTCGGCGCGGCCTTGTTCGGCGGTGCACTGTTCGTCGCGATCGTGTCGTTCACGGCGCTGACGCTCCTCGTCGGGGACCCGTTCTACGAGCGCATCTGGCGCACGGTCGAGCGCGACCTGGGTGGCCCGGCGCCCGACGCCGACTACCCGTTCTGGCGATCGGCGGTCGATGCCGTGTCACTCGTCGGACGTGGCATCCTCGTCGCCCTTCTCGCCGCCCTGCTGGGTCTCATCCCCGTGGTCGGCGGCGTCCTCGGCGCCGTGACGGGCGTCGTCCTGACGGGATGGCTGCTCGCCGACGAGCTCTCGTCACGCGCGCTCACGGCTCGTGGACTCTCACGACGGGACAGGGGGATGCTGCTCCGCGGCCACCGTGCCCGCGCGCTGGGTTTCGGCGTGGCGACGCAGCTCTTCTTCCTGATCCCGTTCGGCGCGATCATCGTCATGCCCGCCGCCGTCGCGGGGTCGACGGACCTCGCGCGCTCGCTTCTCCGCGCGGCCGAGACCTCGCCCTGA
- a CDS encoding MarR family transcriptional regulator, whose amino-acid sequence MGIGDDAVQVRAQGWRTLAALHGLIESELDRGLAALDLSVVEFTVLDALSRQDGWHMRMQQLARAAALSPSATTRLVTRLEDRGLLTRILCADDRRGIYTELTPSGRALYEKALPVHDRALERALDEAADRPELAPVVDALHGVALPTLPSSVR is encoded by the coding sequence ATGGGCATCGGCGACGACGCTGTTCAGGTGCGCGCGCAGGGGTGGCGAACGCTCGCGGCCCTGCATGGGCTGATCGAGTCAGAACTCGATCGTGGCCTCGCCGCGCTCGACCTTTCGGTGGTGGAATTCACCGTCCTCGACGCGCTGAGTCGGCAGGACGGGTGGCACATGCGGATGCAGCAGCTCGCGCGGGCCGCCGCGCTCAGCCCCAGCGCCACCACGCGGCTCGTCACCCGCCTCGAGGACCGGGGACTGCTCACCCGGATCCTCTGCGCCGACGACCGCCGCGGCATCTACACGGAGCTCACTCCGAGCGGGCGCGCACTCTACGAGAAGGCTCTGCCGGTGCATGACCGCGCCCTCGAGCGCGCACTGGACGAGGCGGCGGACCGGCCGGAGCTCGCACCGGTGGTGGACGCGCTGCACGGAGTCGCGCTGCCGACGCTTCCGTCCTCGGTGCGATAG
- a CDS encoding MFS transporter, producing MPLGLVALAIGAFGIGLTEFVIMGLLPEVAADFGVTEAAGWLISGYALAVVVGALGLTAATTRLPRKPVLLGLIVLFIAGNVLTALAEDYSLAMLGRILAALCHGAFFGIGAVVAASLVAPDKKAGAIAIMFTGLTAANVLGVPFGTFLGQQLGWRSTFWAIAGVGVLAFIGIAVLVPTLHTPDERISLRTELRRFRSGQVWLSLLVTVLAYGGMFGAFTYIAYTLTEVSGFPTPAVPWLLVLFGAGLVVGNWLGGRLADRSIDATLIGFIAALVVILALFALFAGSQTATIIALFLMGGFGFGTVPGLQSRIMVYAGDAPTLASGANIGAFNVGNALGAWAGGVGIAAGLGYTSPIWIGAIITLSALFVMIIAAATAGRKTMDAAPAAAPATASTAAALREHVGTR from the coding sequence ATGCCCTTGGGTCTTGTCGCACTGGCGATCGGCGCGTTCGGGATCGGATTGACCGAGTTCGTGATCATGGGCCTGCTGCCCGAGGTCGCCGCAGACTTCGGCGTCACCGAGGCGGCGGGATGGCTCATCTCGGGGTACGCCCTCGCGGTCGTCGTCGGCGCGCTCGGACTGACGGCGGCGACCACGCGACTCCCCCGCAAGCCCGTCCTGCTCGGCCTGATCGTGCTGTTCATCGCCGGCAACGTGCTCACCGCCCTCGCGGAGGACTACAGCCTCGCCATGCTCGGCCGCATCCTCGCCGCGCTCTGCCACGGCGCGTTCTTCGGCATCGGCGCCGTCGTCGCCGCCAGCCTCGTCGCCCCCGACAAGAAGGCCGGCGCGATCGCGATCATGTTCACCGGTTTGACCGCCGCCAACGTGCTCGGTGTCCCCTTCGGAACCTTCCTCGGCCAGCAGCTGGGATGGCGGTCCACGTTCTGGGCGATCGCCGGCGTCGGCGTGCTCGCGTTCATCGGCATCGCCGTCCTCGTCCCCACCCTGCACACCCCGGACGAGCGCATCAGCCTCCGCACCGAACTCCGGAGGTTCCGCTCCGGCCAGGTCTGGCTCTCACTGCTCGTGACCGTGCTCGCCTACGGGGGCATGTTCGGCGCATTCACCTACATCGCATACACGCTCACCGAGGTCAGCGGCTTCCCCACCCCCGCCGTGCCCTGGCTGCTCGTCCTGTTCGGCGCTGGGCTCGTCGTCGGCAACTGGCTCGGCGGCAGACTGGCCGATCGCTCCATCGACGCGACCCTGATCGGCTTCATCGCAGCGCTCGTGGTCATCCTCGCCCTGTTCGCCCTGTTCGCCGGATCGCAGACCGCCACGATCATCGCCCTGTTCCTCATGGGCGGGTTCGGCTTCGGCACCGTCCCCGGCCTGCAGAGCCGCATCATGGTCTACGCCGGGGACGCGCCCACCCTCGCCTCCGGCGCGAACATCGGCGCCTTCAACGTCGGCAATGCCCTCGGCGCGTGGGCCGGCGGCGTCGGCATCGCCGCGGGCCTCGGCTACACCTCCCCCATCTGGATCGGCGCGATCATCACCCTCTCCGCCCTCTTCGTCATGATCATCGCCGCGGCGACCGCCGGCAGGAAGACGATGGATGCTGCTCCCGCTGCGGCCCCCGCGACCGCGTCGACCGCAGCGGCCCTGAGGGAGCACGTGGGCACCCGTTGA
- a CDS encoding SRPBCC family protein: MSTTVEKKILVNVPISVAYNQWTQFEDFPRFMSGITSVTQLDDENLEWVAEIAGVRRQWKARILEQVPDKKVAWAATEGATNAGAVTFEDVGGGQTQVHLVLEYEPEGMVEKVGDKLNVVDRQAEGDLERFKEFIESDGYATGAWRGSVGTERGTAAPGIDAAAASRGDSGKAGISGKVAAGVGLAAAAATAAGVAAATSRSNDTDEMETDVTVTPGYDAASLNPVATSSDDMVDLPLAGGVVEPDLTESRTTGSTLDEDDDPLTGGDRTTRGAI, from the coding sequence ATGAGCACCACCGTCGAGAAGAAGATCCTCGTCAACGTTCCGATCAGCGTCGCGTACAACCAGTGGACGCAGTTCGAGGACTTCCCTCGCTTCATGAGCGGAATCACATCCGTCACGCAGCTGGACGACGAGAACCTGGAATGGGTGGCCGAGATCGCCGGCGTGCGTCGGCAATGGAAGGCACGCATCCTGGAACAGGTCCCCGACAAGAAGGTGGCGTGGGCGGCGACCGAAGGCGCGACGAACGCCGGCGCGGTGACCTTCGAAGACGTCGGAGGCGGGCAGACCCAGGTGCACCTCGTCCTCGAGTACGAGCCCGAGGGGATGGTCGAGAAGGTCGGGGACAAGCTGAACGTCGTCGACAGGCAGGCGGAGGGAGACCTCGAGCGTTTCAAGGAGTTCATCGAATCCGACGGCTACGCCACCGGAGCGTGGCGAGGATCGGTGGGAACAGAGAGGGGCACGGCGGCGCCGGGGATCGACGCCGCTGCGGCCTCTCGCGGAGACAGCGGCAAGGCCGGGATCTCGGGCAAGGTCGCAGCCGGCGTGGGCCTCGCCGCCGCCGCTGCCACGGCAGCCGGCGTCGCCGCGGCCACGAGCAGGTCGAACGACACCGACGAGATGGAGACCGACGTCACCGTGACCCCTGGCTATGACGCCGCCTCCCTGAACCCGGTCGCCACATCGAGCGACGACATGGTGGACCTTCCGCTGGCCGGGGGAGTGGTGGAGCCAGACCTGACCGAGTCCCGGACGACCGGCTCGACTCTCGATGAGGACGACGATCCTCTCACGGGAGGCGACCGGACAACCCGCGGCGCCATCTGA